The window TAGCGACCATCGGGGCCGGCGATTCGCTCGGCCGGAGCGTCGGGCATCGTGAGCGCGAGCGCGGCCCGCGAGATGGCGAACTCGCCGTATTGCTGGCGCACGAACTGTCGACCTGCTCCGCCGACGTTGATGAAGCGTTGCCGTTGCAAGCCTTTGATCGTTTCGGCTTCGGTCGGAGGCAACGGCTTGCCGGCCGCATCCACCTTGTCTTCGATCGTCTTGATGACGGCGAGCCGCTCGGTGTTGCCGGCCGCATCCAAGTCGAGGCGGAAGGTGCCGAATGTGAGACCGTGCTTGGTCGCAGTCGGAGGGCCGACTCGTCGCATAGCTCCGACCTTCACCTCGTCGGCATACATCGGAAACTGCGCCTGAGGCCAACAGGCGGCATGCAGGCGAATGTCGCGGCGAAACGCTTCCGCATCGTGCCAGTTTTCCTGCGGCACGGAGACGACGCCGTTGCAGGTTTCAAAGTTGCCGTTCGGCGTGTTCACCCGATAGTTGCGGTCGAACACGATATAGACTCGGCCGCGCGTGCAAACGACCTGGCCGAGATCGGCATCCCAGGTGCGATTCCAACCGGCGTCGGTCGGCAGAAACTTGTGCGCCCCGGCTCCAAAGCTTACGGGCGGCTGCTCGAACTTGCCGGTGTGAGGATTGAACCGCACGATCCCCGCTCCATCCGGAACGTTCGTAATGTAGATGCGCCCTTGGTCGTCGACTTCAACGGTCTGCCCTCCTTGATACAGGCCGGTCGAAGAGCCGCCGAGCATGTTGTATCCCTCGGGTGCGTTCCAGCGCTTGTTGTGCAACTCGCGCTCTTCGGTCGTATGGATCGCGAACTTATCGAGCGGGAGCGTGATGACTTCGTCTCCCTGCTTGTCGAGCCAGGCCCGATCGAGCGGCACTTCGACGAGCATCTTGCGCCATTCCTTGAGCTTCGTAGAAGCTTCGTCGAACAGCGGCTTGCGGTAGGAGAAGTACAAGCTGCACTTCGTCGCATCGTCGGGAGCGAAGCTTTGCCGCGAGACGATCACGGCGTTGACGGATCCGCTGCCGGGCAGGTCGACATCGGTGATGACGGGATACGTGATCTCGCCGCTGGTTACGGTGCGAGCAGGATCGACGAGTTTTTGCATTCGGAACGCGGCCACATCGGGAAGCGCGATGCGGGGCGTTGCCGCAGGCTCGAGCTGCGAGCCGGATTCGATCGCAGCGAACCGGCCGCTCGGCATCGGCAACGTGCCGGGAGTCGTCACGACGGGGACCGGATCGACGCGCTCCGAGAGCACCGGATTTCCCTCGCCGTTTTTCACTTCAAGCGCAACGCTCGCGCATGCGCCGTAGCCCCGGACGTCGATCACCAACGCCTCGGGGAGCAGCCGATCGGCAAGATTCACTTTAAAGATTTTCTCGCCGCCGGCACCGTTCAGCCGGATGGTCCCGTTCAGTTTCTTATGCACTTGCCGCAGTTGATCCAACTGCGGGATCTGTACGATCAGCTCATCACCGCTACGAAACGCGAAGTCGGCAGCCGAAAGCGACGACGACCAGAGCAGAAACGCAATCGTTGCGATCAGCGAACGATCGAGCCGGAAAAGGGTCGTCATAGGTGAGTTGCCTGCTAGGTGAGAGCTTGGGGGACAGGCGTTCGAGATTGTGCGCGGTCCGTAGACTGCCCCTTGGAACGCAGCAATGCAGGCCGGATTTCTTATTTGTCATACAGCATGAAGTTTGCCCGCAACGTTCGTTTGACGGCGGTGAGCTCGGCAGGCGTGAGCGGTGGTTCGGCGAGCAAGTCCTTTCGTCGCGCTTCGGCCGCCTCTTTGCTTTCGGCCTGCACAAGCCGACTGAAACCGTTCGAGTCGCGCATGTGATACCAGTTCGGCATGTAGGCTTGGTTCGTTTGATTCAGCACCGGCAACTGCAACCGAATCCGGCCGCCGAGTTCGGGGTAGTCGATCGTCACGTGTCCTTTTCCGTCGCCGGTGATTCCTTCGAGACCATCGGCCGTGTCGGTTCTGAGAGTGTAAGTCTCGCCGGGGGCCAAGATGAGCGCCTCGGTCCAAGTCGCACCGCTGCGGCGCGCGAGCCGAAACGAAAACGGTTTCGCATCGAGATTGTGAATGCGACCCTCTTTCGGCGGCGGCCCGCTCGGTTCGGCTCCCAGCGCGGTCAGGGGTGATACCGTCGCGGCACACAAGAGGATGCAGGCGCATGTGATGACGGAGCGAGACATAGCGATGAACCTCAAGGTTGTAAAAGACATGCTGCTGGAAAGTTCATCGTACTCACCCGACAAACGAACTGCCATGCTGCGGCCGAACACCCGAAATGTTATTTTGGGTGCTATTCTGCCGGCCGCGGCGTGAGTCGTTAGGCGTTGATGAATTTGCCGGAAAATAGTTGCAAATCCCTCGGCAACTTGCGATATCAACAGCATCCAGACGGTGCAATTCAAAGGAACATCAACATGGCAAACATCGACGATCTCGTCGCGCGGATCGATTCGGAATTCTCCGCCAGCGAGCAGCGTGTCAAGCATTTGCAAAACGAAGCCTTGGCGGCCTATGAAGGTCGCCAGGAGCGATTCAAGACGTTCCTTAAGACCTGCGAACGCCTGCAAGACGTCTGGCGTCCGCGGTTGGAAACGCTGGCGAAGAAATTCGGCGACGAAGTGAAGGTGTCGCCGAGCGTGGTGCGCGGCGAGCGGCATGTGACGCTCGACTTCAAATCACCATTGGCTGCCGTAAAGCTGGCGTTCTCGGCCTCGACCGATCCCGACGTCCGCAAGCTCGTGTTGCAATACGACCTGGAGATCTTGCCGATCTTGATGGAGTTTCCGCGGCACGCGCAATTTGAGGCTCCGCTCGACAACATCGACGCGGCCTCGGTCGGCAAATGGATCGATGACCGCATCGTCGATTTCGTGAAGTCGTATCTCGCGATGCAGCACAATCAGTACTATCTCAAAGACCACATGGTGACCGATCCGATCTCCGGCACGTCGTTGCCGAAGTTCGCAGCCGCGGCGACGCACCTACAAGACGGCGTGACCTACCACTTCATCTCCGAAAAGACCCGCGATGAGTTCGTCGCCCGCGGCGGCAAGAAGTAATGGGCCGCGCCGATAAGCACACGGATGTCGAACCCACCCAGGAAAAGCTCAAGCGTAAGGATTACGATCGCGAGCTGGAAAAGCTGCATGTCGAGCTCGTCAAGCTGCAGGAGTGGACGAAGCACCGTGGCCTGAAGATCTGCATTGTTTTCGAGGGACGCGACGGGGCAGGCAAGGGGGGGACGATCAAGGCTCTCACCGAGCGCGTGAGCCCGCGCGTGTTTCGCGTCTATGCGCTTCCGCCGCCGACCGAGCGCGAGAAGTCGCAGATGTATTTGCAGCGCTATGTGCCGCTGCTGCCGGCCGCCGGCGAGATCACGATCTTCGATCGCAGTTGGTACAACCGAGCCGGCGTCGAGCGCGTGATGGGCTTCTGCCCCGAAGAGCAAGTCGACGGATTTCTGAATGCGGTGCCGGGCGTCGAGAAAGCGATCGTCGATTCGGGCGTGCTCTTATTGAAATACTGGCTCGAGGTGAGCCCGGAAGAGCAGACGCGCCGCATCGAGGGTCGAATCCACGACGGTCGCAAGATCTGGAAGCTCTCGCCGATGGATCTCAAGTCGTACGGTCGTTGGTACGACTATTCCCGCGCTCGCGACGCGATGTTCGCAGCGACCGACTCCGCATGGGCGCCGTGGTACGTCGTCCGCAGCGACGACAAGAAGCGGGCTCGGCTCAACGTCATC is drawn from Planctomycetia bacterium and contains these coding sequences:
- the ppk2 gene encoding polyphosphate kinase 2 produces the protein MGRADKHTDVEPTQEKLKRKDYDRELEKLHVELVKLQEWTKHRGLKICIVFEGRDGAGKGGTIKALTERVSPRVFRVYALPPPTEREKSQMYLQRYVPLLPAAGEITIFDRSWYNRAGVERVMGFCPEEQVDGFLNAVPGVEKAIVDSGVLLLKYWLEVSPEEQTRRIEGRIHDGRKIWKLSPMDLKSYGRWYDYSRARDAMFAATDSAWAPWYVVRSDDKKRARLNVISHLLSQVEYRDVPREKIKLPKRQKDKSYVESKHPFKFIPEKF